A stretch of Tenrec ecaudatus isolate mTenEca1 chromosome 2, mTenEca1.hap1, whole genome shotgun sequence DNA encodes these proteins:
- the LOC142441458 gene encoding olfactory receptor 5AC1-like, protein MMETNMTLVTEFVLTGLTDRPELQVPLFLVFLVIYFITMLGNLGLIALIWKDAHLHTPMYFFLGSLAFADACASSSVTPRMLVNNLDKSQTISLFECMAQFYFLGSSATTECFLLVVMAYDRYVAICHPLLYPVVMTNRLCTWLIVLSYVIGFLHPIIHVGLLFRLTFCRSNILHHFYCEILPLYKISCTNPSINALVIFVFSALIQAFTFMTIIVSYTRVLFAILKKKSEGGRSKAFSTCSAHLLSVSLFYGTLFFMYVRPGSGPDKYQDKMYSLFYTIIIPLLNPFIYSLRNKEVLGAVRKVIRR, encoded by the coding sequence ATGATGGAGACAAATATGACTCTTGTGACAGAGTTTGTTCTCACAGGACTTACAGATCGTCCAGAGCTGCAGGTCCCCTTGTTCCTGGTgttcttggtgatctacttcatcACCATGCTGGGGAACCTTGGACTGATTGCCCTCATCTGGAAGGACGCCCAcctgcacacacccatgtacttcttccttgggAGCTTGGCTTTTGCGGATGCTTGTGCTTCGTCTTCTGTGACTCCCAGGATGCTTGTCAATAACTTAGACAAAAGTCAAACGATCTCCCTCTTTGAATGTATGGCCCAATTTTATTTTTTGGGCTCTAGTGCAACCACAGAATGTTTTCTCCTGGTAGTGATGGCgtatgaccgctatgtggccatatGTCACCCTTTGCTTTACCCAGTGGTGATGACAAACAGACTGTGCACTTGGTTGATAGTTCTTTCATATGTAATTGGTTTTCTGCATCCAATTATTCATGTAGGATTATTATTTAGGTTAACATTCTGCAGGTCTAATATACTACATCATTTCTACTGTGAAATCTTGCCACTATATAAAATTTCTTGTACAAACCCATCTATTAATGCACtggtgatttttgttttttcagcTTTAATACAAGCTTTTACCTTTATGACCATCATAGTCTCTTATACACGTGTGCTCTTTGCCATcctgaaaaagaagtctgaagggggcaGAAGCAAAGCCTTCTCCACGTGCAGTGCCCATCTGCTCTCTGTGTCTTTGTTCTATGGCACGCTCTTCTTCATGTATGTGCGTCCTGGGTCTGGCCCAGATAAATATCAGGATAAGATGTATTCACTATTTTACACAATTATTATTCCTCTGCTAAACCCCTTTATCTATAGTCTAAGAAACAAAGAAGTTTTGGGTGCAGTAAGAAAAGTCATAAGGagataa